A genomic region of Gemmatimonadota bacterium contains the following coding sequences:
- a CDS encoding thioredoxin family protein: MAFTLQLGEAAPGFSLPATDGRTYGLEDFAGAETLVVFFTCNHCPYVTGSDEVTRGTVEKYASRGVRFVGINSNSEVTHPDDDFDHMVSRMNVHRFPWVYLRDLSQDTARAYGALRTPHFYIFDRNRNLVYTGRGVDSPRDADGITENDLEAALDDITAGRPVRTPLTNPIGCNVKWENRDAHWMPPEACDLV, translated from the coding sequence ATGGCCTTTACGCTGCAGTTGGGCGAAGCGGCGCCGGGGTTCTCCCTTCCGGCGACGGACGGAAGGACGTACGGCCTGGAGGATTTCGCCGGCGCGGAAACTCTGGTGGTGTTCTTCACCTGCAATCACTGCCCCTACGTGACGGGATCCGACGAAGTCACGCGCGGGACCGTGGAAAAGTACGCTTCCAGGGGGGTCCGTTTCGTCGGGATCAACTCCAACAGCGAGGTTACCCATCCCGACGACGACTTCGATCACATGGTCAGCCGCATGAATGTCCATCGTTTTCCCTGGGTCTACCTGCGCGACCTGTCCCAGGATACCGCGCGGGCCTACGGCGCCCTCAGAACGCCCCACTTCTATATCTTCGACCGGAACCGCAACCTGGTCTATACCGGCCGCGGAGTCGACAGTCCCAGGGACGCGGACGGGATTACGGAAAACGACCTGGAAGCGGCCCTCGACGATATCACGGCGGGCAGGCCGGTACGCACGCCGCTTACCAACCCCATCGGCTGCAACGTGAAATGGGAGAACCGGGACGCGCACTGGATGCCGCCCGAAGCCTGCGACCTGGTGTGA
- a CDS encoding RsmE family RNA methyltransferase, translating into MEFSYVPPDRISGNAAFVTDEDEQKHLTRALRKKPGDAVRFVDGEGWIYDGVLVRVKPEIEIEIRDRRRDREAESPEVTLAPSLLKGSRLDAVVEKSTELGVAVILPMRSARTVAGGRPAGEPGNQRLERWRRIARSAMKQSLRARLPRIVPVTNLVDIVGTASSYDLALIAWEEERERSPALATGLGAEARRVLLMIGPEGGFTREEIAMAREAGVQTVSLGRSRLRSDTASIAGLTLLMAALDAV; encoded by the coding sequence ATGGAATTCAGCTATGTGCCCCCGGACCGGATCTCGGGGAACGCGGCCTTCGTTACGGACGAGGACGAACAGAAACACCTGACGCGCGCACTGCGGAAGAAACCCGGGGATGCCGTTCGTTTCGTAGACGGCGAAGGCTGGATCTACGACGGCGTACTCGTTCGCGTGAAACCGGAGATCGAAATCGAGATCCGGGACCGCCGGAGAGACCGCGAGGCGGAATCGCCCGAAGTCACGCTCGCGCCATCGCTGCTCAAGGGGTCGCGGCTGGACGCGGTCGTCGAGAAGTCAACGGAGCTGGGCGTCGCCGTCATCCTTCCCATGCGCAGCGCCCGGACGGTGGCGGGCGGCAGGCCGGCCGGCGAACCGGGCAATCAACGGCTGGAGCGCTGGCGGCGCATTGCCCGGAGCGCAATGAAACAATCGCTGCGCGCCCGGCTGCCCCGGATCGTCCCGGTCACGAACCTGGTGGATATCGTGGGAACCGCGTCATCCTACGACCTGGCCCTGATCGCCTGGGAAGAGGAAAGGGAAAGGAGCCCGGCCCTCGCGACGGGCCTCGGCGCGGAAGCCAGGCGCGTCCTGCTGATGATCGGCCCCGAGGGCGGATTCACCCGGGAGGAGATCGCCATGGCCCGGGAAGCGGGCGTTCAAACGGTTTCCCTGGGACGTTCGCGCCTTCGGTCCGATACGGCGTCCATCGCGGGGCTGACCCTGCTCATGGCGGCGCTGGATGCCGTCTGA
- a CDS encoding histidine triad nucleotide-binding protein — protein MSECLFCRITAGSLPTEFVYEDEHVVAFRDINPAAPVHILVVPRAHIETVAALGGDTTGVMSRLTAAANRIARESGVHTDGYRLIVNCGRDGGQTIFHLHMHLLGGRKMPELAA, from the coding sequence ATGTCCGAGTGTCTGTTCTGCCGGATCACCGCCGGATCGCTGCCCACCGAATTCGTCTACGAAGACGAACACGTCGTGGCCTTCCGGGACATAAACCCCGCCGCACCGGTGCATATCCTCGTCGTGCCGCGCGCGCATATCGAAACCGTCGCCGCCCTGGGCGGCGACACGACCGGGGTCATGAGCCGGCTCACGGCGGCGGCGAACCGGATCGCCCGGGAGTCCGGCGTCCATACCGATGGGTACCGGTTGATCGTCAACTGCGGCCGGGACGGAGGCCAGACCATCTTCCATCTCCACATGCACCTGCTCGGGGGACGTAAAATGCCCGAACTGGCCGCTTGA
- the hrcA gene encoding heat-inducible transcriptional repressor HrcA: MAYTLQTDRDKDILRNLVEHHVTTGQPVGSKSIAGNGPIAVSPATVRNTMVNLEDAGYITRPHPSAGGVPTDKGYRYYVDTLLRMRPINKRDRERINLELENDWLSVQELLSHTAHILGLVCREVGVALAPRLYDGRLDRVELIPVARRKVLLVLTLTSGLVRSIVAELDADIPADRLADANWFLNERLNGCSLREIKGQLDERLEDAPGSKRKIVQLFIQYSNYLFDFEENEKTHIGGTTYIVSQPEFVTDYTKLSSLLHFLEHKRTVAHWLSERHHENRIAVTIGHENGQNEVQSCSVVTSTYRIGDMAGIIGVIGPTRMPYARLMSVVGYTARYLNTIFA, translated from the coding sequence ATGGCGTATACACTTCAGACAGACCGGGACAAGGATATACTCCGGAACCTGGTCGAACACCATGTAACCACGGGCCAGCCCGTCGGCTCCAAGTCGATTGCCGGCAACGGGCCGATCGCCGTGAGTCCGGCGACGGTGCGCAATACCATGGTGAACCTCGAGGACGCCGGTTACATCACCCGGCCCCATCCCTCCGCCGGGGGCGTTCCGACGGATAAGGGTTACCGGTACTACGTGGATACCCTCCTTCGCATGCGGCCCATAAACAAGCGGGACAGGGAGCGCATCAACCTCGAACTGGAAAACGACTGGTTGAGCGTGCAGGAACTGTTGAGCCACACCGCGCACATCCTCGGCCTGGTGTGCCGGGAAGTCGGTGTGGCGCTGGCGCCAAGGCTGTACGACGGAAGACTCGACCGGGTGGAACTGATACCGGTCGCCCGACGCAAGGTGCTGCTGGTGCTGACCCTCACTTCCGGCCTGGTCCGGAGCATCGTCGCCGAACTCGACGCGGATATTCCCGCGGACCGGCTCGCCGACGCCAACTGGTTCCTGAACGAGCGGCTGAACGGCTGCTCCCTCAGGGAGATCAAGGGGCAGCTCGACGAACGCCTGGAGGACGCGCCAGGGTCCAAGCGGAAGATCGTCCAGCTGTTCATCCAGTATAGCAATTACCTCTTCGATTTCGAGGAGAACGAGAAGACCCATATCGGCGGCACGACCTATATCGTGTCGCAGCCGGAGTTCGTGACGGATTACACGAAGCTTTCGTCGCTGCTTCATTTTCTCGAACACAAGCGGACGGTGGCCCATTGGCTGAGCGAGCGCCATCATGAAAACCGGATCGCCGTGACCATCGGACACGAAAACGGCCAGAACGAAGTGCAGTCCTGCAGCGTGGTGACGTCGACCTATCGAATCGGCGACATGGCGGGCATTATCGGGGTAATCGGCCCGACGCGCATGCCTTACGCGCGCCTGATGTCCGTCGTCGGGTACACGGCGAGATACCTGAATACGATATTCGCGTGA
- the grpE gene encoding nucleotide exchange factor GrpE, with translation MGKEEEAGVESAATPGDVAEATGTAAQENDPGAGPDSEAGPDHGAESGNGPAAEAEDRNVESASDGEADPAEKLDGAPTDTEEDEQARLAEEALRYKDRLVRLAAEFDNYKKRTGREFTALVKNAGESLITELLPILDNMERALQAPQTSEETRSFAQGFEMIRQQFLEKLEKAGMKEIAAEGTPFDPTRHEAVMAVENEEHPADTVINVVEKGYTLNEKVLRAAKVIVTRATAKAPVQADQANQDNGGKSDPVEDE, from the coding sequence ATGGGCAAGGAAGAGGAAGCCGGAGTGGAGTCTGCGGCAACGCCCGGTGACGTAGCGGAAGCGACCGGGACCGCGGCGCAGGAAAACGACCCCGGGGCCGGGCCGGATTCCGAAGCAGGACCGGACCATGGCGCCGAATCGGGAAATGGCCCGGCGGCCGAGGCGGAAGACCGGAACGTCGAGTCCGCGTCCGACGGAGAAGCGGACCCCGCGGAGAAGTTGGATGGCGCTCCGACCGATACGGAAGAGGATGAACAGGCCAGACTGGCCGAGGAGGCCCTGCGGTACAAGGACCGCCTGGTACGCCTGGCCGCCGAGTTCGACAACTACAAGAAACGTACCGGCCGCGAGTTCACCGCGCTGGTAAAAAACGCGGGTGAATCGCTGATCACCGAGTTGCTGCCCATCCTCGACAACATGGAAAGGGCCCTCCAGGCTCCGCAGACCTCCGAGGAGACCCGGTCCTTCGCCCAGGGTTTCGAGATGATCCGCCAGCAGTTCCTGGAGAAACTGGAGAAGGCGGGCATGAAGGAGATCGCGGCGGAGGGAACGCCCTTCGATCCCACGCGGCACGAAGCCGTCATGGCCGTAGAAAACGAAGAACATCCGGCCGACACGGTGATCAACGTGGTCGAAAAGGGGTACACGCTTAATGAAAAGGTCCTGCGCGCGGCCAAGGTCATCGTGACGCGCGCGACGGCGAAAGCGCCGGTCCAGGCGGATCAGGCGAACCAGGACAACGGCGGAAAATCGGATCCAGTGGAAGATGAATAA
- a CDS encoding GatB/YqeY domain-containing protein — protein MTLKERLTDDMKSALRNRETVRLGLVRMIRAQIKNREIAQGNELRDEEVIEVVSSLIKSRREALEFAVKGDRKDLVAEAEEELKILASYLPDQLSEEEIRSVVREAIDQSGATGPRDLGKVMGAVMPRVKGRADGRLVNDIVRACLATPAMRTG, from the coding sequence ATGACGCTCAAAGAGCGTTTGACGGATGATATGAAATCGGCACTCAGGAACCGGGAAACCGTCCGCCTCGGCCTGGTTCGCATGATACGCGCGCAGATCAAGAACCGGGAAATCGCCCAAGGGAACGAACTGCGGGACGAGGAAGTGATCGAAGTGGTCTCCTCCCTGATCAAGTCCCGTAGAGAGGCCCTGGAGTTCGCCGTCAAGGGGGATCGGAAGGACCTGGTCGCCGAGGCCGAAGAAGAGTTGAAGATCCTTGCGTCCTATCTTCCGGATCAGCTGTCCGAAGAAGAGATCAGATCCGTGGTTCGGGAAGCCATCGATCAGTCCGGGGCCACGGGACCAAGAGACCTGGGCAAGGTGATGGGGGCGGTCATGCCTCGTGTCAAGGGCCGGGCAGACGGCAGGCTCGTCAACGACATCGTGCGGGCATGCCTGGCAACGCCGGCCATGCGGACCGGATGA
- a CDS encoding CvpA family protein, which yields MNWIDIAIVILVLYQMAAGYRKGFAGSLLDLAGIVVAVVISLTQFGLVSDLLGRVTGVSSGWLHWLSLFACLGLALALTNAVTGVIGRWLRGASKSLLDRVTGFLLGGARGCVIASLLLILYVFIPFSGTTRAHLDESSLAPETLSIVPAIIDSVMDRVDPGSPPLMDELERYLGSAPRIGILVDSGRPCGSPAEHTARMDRSG from the coding sequence ATGAACTGGATCGATATCGCCATCGTGATTCTCGTCCTTTACCAGATGGCAGCCGGCTATCGCAAGGGGTTCGCCGGCAGCCTGCTGGACCTGGCGGGAATCGTCGTGGCCGTGGTCATTTCACTGACCCAGTTCGGCCTGGTGTCCGACCTCCTCGGCCGCGTGACCGGCGTTTCCTCCGGCTGGCTGCACTGGCTCAGCCTGTTCGCCTGCCTCGGACTCGCGCTCGCGCTGACCAACGCCGTAACCGGTGTGATCGGCCGGTGGTTACGGGGCGCTTCAAAGTCTCTCCTCGACCGCGTGACCGGCTTTCTGCTCGGGGGTGCGCGGGGATGCGTCATCGCCAGCCTGCTGCTGATCCTGTACGTATTCATACCGTTCTCCGGTACGACCAGAGCGCACCTGGACGAATCGTCCCTTGCGCCGGAGACCCTGTCCATCGTCCCGGCCATCATCGATTCCGTGATGGACCGGGTAGACCCCGGTTCCCCGCCTCTCATGGACGAACTGGAACGCTACCTCGGTTCCGCGCCGCGGATCGGAATACTGGTCGATAGCGGCCGCCCGTGCGGATCGCCGGCCGAACATACCGCGCGCATGGACCGATCCGGGTAA
- the dnaJ gene encoding molecular chaperone DnaJ: MNKQDYYDTLGVARSASEDEIKKAYRKLAMQYHPDRNPGDKAAEEKFKTAAEAYEVLSDPDKRTRYDRFGHQGVAGDFGSGGFQWGDFTHAGDFEDILGNLFGGSIFGDFFGGRTRGRASNRGEDLRVNLRLTLEELAQGVSKTIRIKRYVPCDHCDGIGAADRNGVRTCPTCQGQGQVQQRANSLFGVVMNVTTCPNCQGQGKTIDRPCATCEGQGRQMKTVTVKVDIPTGAGDGNYMRLQGQGHAGIRGGTAGDVLVVIEQEPHELFERQDDDIIYVMPLSFSQAALGDQVEVPTLTGKVRLSIPPGTQFGKVFRLRGKGMPYLNGYGQGDQLVKVIVWTPTELTGREKELYQELSRLNSGKTPVNDRGFFNRIREELFGD, translated from the coding sequence ATGAATAAACAGGACTACTACGATACCCTGGGCGTCGCGCGCTCGGCATCCGAGGACGAAATCAAGAAGGCGTACCGGAAGCTGGCCATGCAGTATCACCCGGACCGGAATCCGGGCGACAAGGCGGCGGAAGAGAAATTCAAGACGGCCGCCGAAGCCTACGAAGTGCTGAGTGATCCGGACAAGCGTACGCGTTACGACCGGTTCGGCCACCAGGGCGTGGCGGGCGACTTCGGCTCGGGCGGCTTCCAGTGGGGGGACTTTACCCACGCCGGCGACTTCGAGGACATCCTGGGGAACCTGTTCGGGGGCAGCATATTCGGCGACTTCTTCGGCGGCCGGACCCGCGGAAGGGCAAGCAACCGCGGCGAGGACCTCCGGGTGAACCTCAGGCTGACCCTGGAGGAACTGGCCCAGGGCGTCAGCAAGACGATTCGAATCAAGCGTTACGTACCCTGCGACCACTGCGACGGCATCGGCGCCGCCGACCGGAACGGCGTGCGGACCTGCCCGACCTGCCAGGGGCAGGGCCAGGTTCAGCAACGCGCGAACTCCCTCTTCGGCGTCGTGATGAACGTGACGACCTGTCCGAACTGCCAGGGGCAAGGAAAGACCATAGACCGGCCCTGCGCCACGTGCGAGGGGCAGGGCAGACAGATGAAGACGGTCACGGTCAAGGTGGATATCCCGACCGGCGCCGGCGACGGGAACTACATGCGCCTCCAGGGCCAGGGCCACGCGGGTATCCGCGGCGGAACGGCGGGCGACGTGCTCGTCGTCATCGAACAGGAACCCCACGAGCTATTCGAACGGCAGGATGACGACATCATCTACGTCATGCCGCTCAGTTTCAGCCAGGCGGCCCTGGGCGACCAGGTGGAGGTCCCGACCCTTACGGGCAAGGTCCGGCTCTCCATCCCTCCCGGTACCCAGTTCGGCAAGGTGTTCCGGCTGCGGGGCAAGGGCATGCCCTATCTCAACGGGTACGGCCAGGGCGACCAGCTCGTAAAGGTCATCGTCTGGACGCCAACGGAACTGACCGGCCGGGAAAAGGAACTGTACCAGGAGCTGTCCCGGTTGAACAGCGGAAAGACGCCGGTAAACGACCGGGGATTCTTCAATCGGATCCGGGAAGAGTTGTTCGGCGACTGA
- a CDS encoding Smr/MutS family protein translates to MKPGIPPHTLTVLEFDAVRTMVSERTVSASGDRRAMSLEPGNDVVVIRKNLQTVTEMRGFLDQAETVPLRSIKDIGESLEEAGVAGARLEPQALLDIADTLRVSRLMRAFGQRLRDGSAVPHVRSLTAGLGDFQEIETSIGHAIDADGNIRDQASPALRRTRTDQQTTRERARNWLQRFIQSETGARALQDPVITMRDGRYVVPVRMDHRGQVQGVVHDQSASGATVFVEPMGVVEFNNRLRELVVEEAHEIERVLLTLTDQVHRQVEAIAVSYGLLGQLDFYHAAALLSLDLRATPPRLNTDGRIVLRNARHPILQLSDQCEAVVPLDLEVGENAKTLVITGPNMGGKTVALKSVGIMTVMAQAGLHIPADDDTEIAVFDAIFADIGDEQSIEANLSTFSAHLGHIRTILDEADERTLVLLDELGAGTDPSAGSAMGMAILESLTLRGTVTAATTHFDALKAFASRTERVENGSMVFNVETLTPSFQFRQGIPGASYAIEIGSRLGMPEDVLERTSGFMGTAERRLDEVIMEVDRKHELLVDAQEQAEKLRDELNALKLHYESQIAAYRQKEREVIASVREKTDRLLKEARDAVDQAVADVRREQAASRVVEKARDTIRDQRALLQSMLDSVDADTPPAGPGDPVAGSGGPPAEPDASVTGQGTPGQSVSVGDEVWVGSLRQAGTVLQDQGDRLRIRTGRMEITARRAEVSLHKPDSEKSGGTSANPVKVRVDRPRVALSELDVRGFRAREAIDAVDRYIDQTALDDLNEIRILHGKGTGALSSAIQEFLQTHPLVKSSHFAEQRDGGTGVTIVQMKA, encoded by the coding sequence ATGAAACCCGGTATCCCTCCCCATACGCTGACCGTACTGGAATTCGATGCCGTGCGGACCATGGTATCGGAAAGGACGGTCTCCGCGTCGGGCGACCGCCGTGCCATGTCCCTGGAACCAGGCAACGACGTCGTCGTGATCCGGAAGAACCTGCAGACCGTCACCGAGATGCGCGGGTTCCTGGACCAGGCCGAAACCGTTCCCCTGCGGAGCATCAAGGACATCGGAGAATCCCTGGAAGAGGCGGGCGTAGCCGGCGCCAGGCTGGAACCCCAGGCGCTTCTTGACATAGCCGACACCCTCCGGGTAAGCCGCCTCATGCGGGCGTTCGGCCAACGGCTGCGCGACGGCTCCGCCGTCCCCCACGTCCGATCCCTTACCGCCGGCCTGGGAGATTTCCAGGAAATCGAAACATCCATCGGGCACGCGATCGACGCCGACGGGAACATACGCGACCAGGCCAGCCCCGCGTTACGCCGGACCCGCACGGACCAGCAGACCACGAGGGAACGCGCGCGGAACTGGCTGCAGCGGTTCATTCAGTCCGAAACCGGAGCCCGGGCGCTGCAGGACCCGGTCATCACCATGCGGGACGGGCGATACGTGGTCCCCGTGCGGATGGATCATCGCGGCCAGGTGCAGGGCGTGGTCCACGACCAGTCCGCCAGCGGCGCCACGGTTTTCGTCGAACCCATGGGCGTCGTGGAGTTCAACAACCGGCTTCGCGAACTGGTCGTCGAGGAAGCCCACGAGATCGAACGCGTTCTGTTGACCCTGACGGACCAGGTGCACCGGCAGGTGGAGGCCATAGCCGTATCCTACGGGCTCCTGGGGCAACTCGACTTCTATCACGCCGCGGCCCTGTTGTCCCTCGACCTGCGGGCAACGCCGCCGCGGCTGAATACCGATGGGCGCATCGTCCTGCGCAACGCCCGGCACCCCATCCTGCAGCTGTCGGACCAGTGCGAAGCCGTCGTTCCGCTGGACCTTGAAGTCGGCGAAAACGCGAAAACGCTCGTGATTACCGGTCCCAACATGGGCGGCAAGACCGTCGCCCTGAAATCGGTCGGAATCATGACCGTGATGGCACAGGCCGGCTTGCACATACCGGCGGACGACGACACCGAAATCGCCGTGTTCGATGCCATCTTCGCGGATATCGGGGACGAGCAATCGATCGAGGCGAATCTGAGCACCTTCTCGGCCCACCTTGGACATATACGAACCATACTGGACGAGGCCGATGAACGCACCCTGGTGCTCCTCGACGAGTTGGGCGCCGGCACGGACCCTTCGGCGGGCTCGGCCATGGGCATGGCCATCCTGGAGTCGCTTACCCTGCGGGGAACCGTCACGGCGGCCACGACCCATTTCGACGCGCTCAAGGCCTTCGCCTCGCGAACCGAGAGGGTCGAAAACGGTTCGATGGTCTTCAACGTGGAAACCCTCACACCCTCCTTCCAGTTCAGGCAGGGGATCCCGGGCGCCAGCTACGCCATCGAGATCGGGAGCCGGCTCGGCATGCCCGAAGACGTCCTCGAGCGGACTTCCGGGTTCATGGGCACCGCCGAACGGCGCCTCGACGAAGTCATCATGGAGGTGGACCGGAAGCACGAACTGCTCGTCGACGCGCAGGAACAGGCCGAAAAACTCCGCGATGAGCTGAACGCCCTGAAGCTACACTACGAAAGTCAGATCGCCGCCTACAGGCAGAAAGAACGCGAAGTGATCGCTTCCGTCCGCGAAAAGACGGACCGGCTGCTGAAAGAGGCCCGGGACGCCGTCGACCAGGCGGTGGCCGACGTCCGCCGGGAACAGGCCGCGTCCAGGGTCGTGGAGAAGGCCCGCGATACGATCAGGGACCAGCGCGCGCTGCTTCAAAGCATGCTCGATTCCGTGGATGCGGACACGCCCCCTGCCGGCCCCGGCGATCCGGTCGCCGGCTCGGGCGGACCGCCTGCCGAACCCGATGCTTCGGTCACCGGCCAGGGAACGCCCGGGCAGTCCGTTTCGGTCGGCGACGAGGTCTGGGTGGGATCGCTTCGGCAGGCGGGCACGGTGCTCCAGGACCAGGGAGACCGCCTGCGCATCCGGACCGGCAGGATGGAGATCACGGCGCGGCGGGCCGAGGTCAGCCTTCATAAACCGGATTCGGAAAAGTCAGGCGGAACTTCGGCGAATCCCGTCAAAGTACGGGTGGACCGGCCCCGCGTTGCCCTTTCGGAACTGGACGTGCGGGGTTTTCGCGCGAGGGAGGCCATCGACGCCGTCGACCGCTACATCGACCAGACCGCCCTTGATGACCTCAACGAAATCCGTATACTGCATGGTAAGGGCACGGGCGCGCTGAGCAGCGCAATCCAGGAGTTTCTGCAGACCCACCCCCTGGTCAAATCCTCCCATTTCGCCGAACAGCGGGACGGGGGCACCGGGGTGACCATCGTGCAGATGAAAGCGTAA
- the rpsU gene encoding 30S ribosomal protein S21, whose translation MPGIRVREGEPFEKALRRFTKTCEKVGIMSEIRKHQHFEKPSAKRKRKLNAAKRKNQKRLQQERY comes from the coding sequence ATGCCAGGTATTCGTGTCAGGGAAGGAGAACCGTTCGAAAAGGCCCTGCGGCGTTTTACCAAGACTTGCGAAAAAGTCGGCATCATGTCTGAGATACGCAAGCATCAGCATTTTGAAAAGCCGAGCGCGAAACGCAAGCGCAAGCTGAACGCGGCGAAGCGGAAGAATCAGAAGCGGCTTCAGCAGGAAAGATACTGA
- the prmA gene encoding 50S ribosomal protein L11 methyltransferase produces MRHWVEVTIAVSPETEEAIVNAFWELGSSGVLQSGDGRAGASECVTGFWADRPGVDEKLDRIAHLWEALRGLGEAEGPCRISTRRVAEDDWAGKWKAQVAPVRISDRLMVAPPWSEVPRSDGLLAVRINPGTGFGTGGHETTQLCLRQLEKRIRPGDRVLDVGSGSGVLSITAVLLGASRATGIDIDPETIGNALENARLNGVADRVDVYAGRLDHPAIDGRYRIVVSNISAASLTAMLPGFSARLHPAGELILSGLLIKEAPSFEATLKDGGFTLLERETRGVWWAGAVRLATGRPGVP; encoded by the coding sequence ATGCGTCACTGGGTTGAAGTCACCATAGCCGTCTCGCCCGAAACCGAAGAAGCGATCGTCAACGCCTTCTGGGAGCTGGGTTCCAGCGGCGTCCTGCAATCCGGGGACGGACGTGCCGGCGCATCCGAATGCGTGACCGGGTTCTGGGCCGATCGGCCCGGAGTGGACGAGAAGCTAGACCGGATCGCCCACCTCTGGGAAGCGCTTCGCGGCCTGGGCGAGGCGGAAGGCCCATGCCGGATCTCCACGCGCAGGGTTGCTGAAGACGACTGGGCCGGGAAATGGAAAGCGCAGGTAGCGCCCGTCCGGATTTCGGACCGGCTCATGGTCGCCCCGCCCTGGTCCGAGGTACCCCGGTCCGACGGACTTCTCGCAGTCCGGATCAACCCGGGCACGGGGTTCGGCACGGGCGGGCACGAGACCACGCAACTGTGCCTGCGGCAACTGGAAAAACGGATTCGGCCGGGAGACCGGGTACTCGACGTGGGATCGGGGTCCGGCGTGCTCTCCATCACCGCGGTCCTCCTGGGCGCTTCCCGGGCGACAGGCATCGACATCGATCCCGAGACCATCGGAAACGCGCTGGAGAACGCCCGGCTGAACGGGGTAGCCGACCGGGTCGATGTATATGCCGGCCGCCTGGATCATCCCGCAATCGACGGACGGTACCGGATCGTGGTCTCCAATATCAGCGCGGCCAGCCTGACCGCCATGCTTCCCGGTTTCTCTGCCCGTCTCCACCCTGCCGGTGAGTTGATCCTGTCCGGTTTGCTCATCAAGGAAGCCCCGTCATTCGAGGCCACGCTGAAAGACGGGGGTTTTACTTTACTCGAACGGGAGACCCGGGGCGTATGGTGGGCCGGCGCGGTCCGTCTTGCGACCGGGCGGCCCGGCGTGCCGTGA